A genome region from Gossypium hirsutum isolate 1008001.06 chromosome A04, Gossypium_hirsutum_v2.1, whole genome shotgun sequence includes the following:
- the LOC107930138 gene encoding uncharacterized protein, translated as MQDQLQTRMQEQLAKIQQDVSDQMLESQKSMMDQLTRLLAGGLEKGKSSMINAGDDNEDLIYPPGFSPTNIQTQPDMYPRKSSVGLGSNPRDNSTNPVVPDLDEVIETEKKKVELPKELEEQCRWLEENFKEMENADYRGGIDAKELSLVSDLVLPPKFKTLEFEQYNGTSCPKAHITMFCRRIAGHVNNDQLLIHCFQESLVGAASKWYNQLSRTQINSWKDLAQAFMKQYGYVADIAPDRITLQNMEKMHNESFRQYAQ; from the exons atgcaggATCAACTACAAACACGTATGCAAGAACAACTGGCCAAAATCCAGCAAGATGTGAGTGACCAGATGCTGGAGTCCCAAAAAAGTATGATGGATCAATTAACGCGACTATTGGCTGGCggattagaaaaagggaaaagctcCATGATCAATGCGGGAGATGATAATGAAGATCTTATCTACCCTCCGGGTTTTTCCCCAACGAACATTCAGACACAACCTGATATGTACCCAAGAAAGTCATCG GTTGGCTTGGGCTCCAATCCAAGGGATAACTCGACTAACCCTGTTGTCCCCGATCTAGATGAAGTGatagaaacagaaaagaaaaaggtagagctCCCAAAAGAACTCGAAGAACAGTGTAGATggttagaagaaaattttaaagaaatggaaaatgcCGATTATCGTGGTGGAATCGatgctaaggaattaagtttggttTCGGACTTGGTGCTTCCCCCCAAGTTCAAAACTCTAGAATTTGAGCAGTACAATGGGACTAGCTGTCCCAaagctcacatcaccatgttctgcagacgaatTGCAGgccatgtcaataatgaccaactattGATTCACTGCTTCCAAGAAAGCCTGGTTGGGGCAGCTTctaaatggtacaaccaattgagtcGTACCCAGATCAATTCATGGAAGGATCTagcacaagctttcatgaagcaGTACGGTTATGTGGCGGACATagcccctgatagaatcactttacagaacATGGAGAAAATGCATAACGAAAGCTTTAGACAATATGCCCAATAA